A section of the Arcobacter roscoffensis genome encodes:
- the flhF gene encoding flagellar biosynthesis protein FlhF — MNMLSFLGETPTAALRAAQDECGEEAIVISTKKIANAHDAGKNMYEVVVALEDEDKKNNMPYKKSVVTKQYKQDSTPINTHVYDFKEEITKMQEKLELVQKSLWNPKSQLYDLTIPHEFVDIYNLFEKNEFDQEMTYTIMKKTIKQLPISLKSNPKKVNDFFKLILRRIIPVKYEMPLRKHQRKIIMMVGPTGVGKTTTISKLAARYAYKLGQSYKVGIVTLDSFRVGAIEQLQAYTNIMRLPLEIVKKPEDLSEALLRLKDCNYIFIDTAGSSQYDVDKIEMINDYQKKVEELPIEKILVMPANVKQSDLLEIYANYSRLNIDYLTFTKLDETKSFGNLISFSHKTKKSITYFSIGQNVPDDLVVSDSSFLIDCFMNNECVRR; from the coding sequence ATGAATATGCTCTCTTTCTTAGGAGAAACACCTACAGCTGCACTACGAGCTGCTCAAGATGAGTGTGGTGAAGAAGCAATTGTAATATCAACTAAAAAAATTGCCAATGCTCATGATGCAGGTAAAAATATGTATGAGGTTGTTGTTGCTTTAGAGGATGAAGACAAAAAAAATAACATGCCTTATAAAAAATCAGTAGTTACAAAACAATATAAACAAGACTCAACACCAATTAATACACATGTATATGATTTTAAAGAAGAGATTACAAAAATGCAAGAGAAGTTAGAGCTTGTTCAAAAATCTTTATGGAACCCTAAAAGTCAGCTATATGATTTAACAATTCCCCATGAATTTGTAGATATTTATAATCTTTTTGAGAAAAATGAGTTTGATCAAGAAATGACATATACAATTATGAAAAAGACAATTAAGCAATTGCCTATTTCTTTAAAATCAAATCCTAAAAAAGTAAATGATTTTTTTAAATTAATTCTTAGAAGAATCATCCCTGTAAAATATGAAATGCCATTAAGAAAACATCAAAGAAAGATTATTATGATGGTAGGACCAACAGGCGTTGGAAAAACTACAACTATTTCAAAATTAGCTGCTAGATATGCTTATAAATTAGGTCAAAGTTATAAAGTAGGGATTGTTACGTTAGACTCATTTAGAGTAGGTGCTATTGAGCAATTGCAAGCATATACTAATATTATGAGACTTCCTTTAGAGATTGTAAAAAAGCCAGAGGATTTATCAGAGGCACTTTTAAGATTAAAAGATTGTAATTATATATTTATAGATACAGCTGGATCTAGCCAATATGACGTTGATAAAATTGAGATGATTAATGATTATCAAAAGAAAGTTGAAGAATTACCAATTGAGAAAATATTAGTAATGCCTGCAAATGTTAAACAAAGTGATTTACTTGAAATATATGCTAATTATTCAAGGCTTAATATTGATTATTTAACTTTCACAAAACTTGATGAAACAAAAAGTTTTGGTAATCTAATTTCATTTTCACATAAAACAAAAAAATCAATAACTTATTTTTCAATTGGACAAAATGTACCAGATGATTTAGTTGTTTCTGATAGCTCTTTTTTAATTGATTGTTTTATGAATAATGAATGTGTTAGGAGATAG